The nucleotide sequence CCGAGTGGAGCGAGAAAGAACTGCTGCCCGTGATCGAGGAGTGGTATCCCAAGCTCGTCGCCATGATGCCGAGCGACGGCTACCGCGCTCCGGATCAGGTACTCTTCGAGTATCGCGATGACATGGGCGGCACGCCTGCCTACGCGATCGGCAACCGCATCGCTCTCAGCGCCCCGTGGTACAAGGGCCAGCTCACGAACGAGGCGAAGGGCTGCGCCGTCCACGAGATGGGCCACGTGGTGCAGAACTACTGGCGCGCCCGCCAGACGAACCGCAATCCGAAGGACACCCCGGGCTGGGTGACCGAGGGTATCTGCGACTACATCCGCTGGTTCCTCTACGAACCGCAGAGCCGTGGTGCCCACGTCCGCGACGTGCGCCAGGCGAAGTATGACGCCAGCTACCGCACCACCGCGAACTTCCTCGACTGGGTCATCAAGGAGAAGGACAAGGACCTCCTCAAGAAGCTCAACGCCGCCGCCCGCGAAGGCCGCTACGAGGAAAAGCTCTGGAAGGACTGGACCGGCCTGACCGTCCAGGAACTCGGCGAGGAGTGGAAGAAGGCCGTCGCCGACGGCAAGCGCTGAGTCCCCTCACCGCTCATCCGACTGATCTGCCAAGGACCTCGCCCGAATCTCGGGCGGGGTCCTTTCAGTTTCCGCGCAGCACCTCCACCAACCTCGGCACCGGCAGGCCCATGACATTGTCGAAGGCACCGTCGATGCCCTCGACGATCATTTCCCCGCTGTCCTGGATGCCGTAGGCGCCCGCCTTGTCGAGAGGGTTCGTCTTCCCGAAGTAGGCGGTGATCGTCTCTTCATCGAGCACCCGGAAGCGGACGGCGGTGAGTTCGTGGAATCGCACGACCCTCCCCCCCGGAAAGACGACACAGACACCGGTGCACACGGTGTGCGCGCGGCCGCTGAGCTTCCGCAGCATCGCCCGGGCGGCCTCCAGGTCGCGAGGTTTTCCCAGCGGTTCGCCATCGATGTAAACGAGCGTGTCCGCGCCGATCACCGCGGCCTCGGGATGATCTGCGGCAATGTCGAGCGCTTTCAGCTCGGCATTCTTTTCACACAGCACGTCGAGCGGGATCGAGGCATCGTGGATCTCC is from Luteolibacter flavescens and encodes:
- a CDS encoding Maf family protein; its protein translation is MNVILASASPRRRELLSAAGVSFEVVPSPAEEIHDASIPLDVLCEKNAELKALDIAADHPEAAVIGADTLVYIDGEPLGKPRDLEAARAMLRKLSGRAHTVCTGVCVVFPGGRVVRFHELTAVRFRVLDEETITAYFGKTNPLDKAGAYGIQDSGEMIVEGIDGAFDNVMGLPVPRLVEVLRGN